One genomic region from Muriicola soli encodes:
- a CDS encoding VWA domain-containing protein, producing the protein MIQIDEATYFYFFLLFPGMILLYFGLLFWKKRTQRKFADPGLLKRLVPSRSNFKSGLKLIILLLGLTGLILGLANPKIGTKLETVKREGVDIVFAIDVSKSMLAEDIAPNRLEKSKRLVSEIINQLASDRIGIIAYAGQATPQLPITTDYGVAKMFLQYLNTDLLSSLGTAIDEAIKLATTYYDDQDQTNRVLFIISDGEDHSDGLAIDAVDLAVEQGIRIFTIGVGKEKGAPIPIKRNGITQELKKDSEGEVVITKLNVNILKEIAEKGNGEYIDGSNTEEAVEKIKEALNQIDKTEFEAKQFADYKDQFQWFLGAALFFLFLDVFLLDRKTKWLQKLNLFNEDDHE; encoded by the coding sequence ATGATTCAGATAGACGAAGCCACATATTTCTATTTCTTCCTGCTCTTTCCGGGCATGATTCTGCTTTACTTCGGACTTTTGTTCTGGAAGAAGAGGACACAGAGGAAATTTGCAGATCCCGGTTTACTCAAAAGGCTGGTGCCGTCGCGTTCTAATTTTAAAAGCGGATTAAAACTGATCATCTTACTTCTGGGTCTCACAGGCCTCATCCTCGGTCTTGCAAATCCTAAAATAGGGACCAAACTGGAAACCGTAAAAAGAGAAGGTGTAGATATTGTGTTTGCCATAGACGTCTCTAAAAGTATGCTGGCTGAAGATATTGCGCCTAACAGATTGGAGAAATCCAAACGACTAGTTTCTGAAATTATTAATCAACTCGCAAGTGACCGGATAGGAATTATTGCCTATGCAGGGCAGGCAACACCTCAATTACCCATTACCACAGATTACGGCGTGGCAAAGATGTTCCTCCAATATCTCAATACCGACCTGCTCTCCTCTTTGGGAACGGCCATAGATGAAGCCATAAAATTGGCGACCACCTACTACGATGATCAGGATCAAACCAATAGGGTCTTGTTTATTATCTCCGATGGGGAGGACCATTCAGACGGACTTGCCATCGATGCGGTAGATCTTGCTGTTGAGCAGGGAATCAGGATTTTTACCATTGGGGTAGGAAAAGAAAAAGGAGCCCCTATACCCATTAAGAGGAATGGGATTACACAGGAGCTCAAAAAAGATAGTGAGGGTGAAGTTGTTATTACCAAATTGAATGTGAATATTCTGAAAGAGATTGCTGAAAAAGGAAATGGAGAGTACATAGATGGATCAAATACCGAAGAAGCTGTAGAAAAAATTAAAGAGGCTTTAAATCAAATTGACAAAACCGAATTTGAAGCCAAGCAATTTGCAGATTACAAGGACCAGTTTCAATGGTTTTTGGGCGCAGCCTTATTCTTCCTATTTTTAGATGTCTTTTTACTTGACAGAAAAACAAAATGGCTGCAAAAATTGAATTTGTTTAATGAAGATGATCATGAATAA
- the pheS gene encoding phenylalanine--tRNA ligase subunit alpha, translated as MIDTIKEHIVQVEKFSATSVQEIESFRIKYLGKKGLLNEFFKEFKNVPNDQKKEFGKTINKLKVLAAEKVSTLKETLEEKGDEKSVNGDLTRPGEPLELGSRHPISIVKNQIIDIFSRIGFNVSEGPEIEDDWHNFTALNLPEHHPARDMQDTFFIQTDPDLLLRTHTSSVQVRYMENNKPPIRTISPGRVYRNEAISARSHCFFHQVEGLYIDKDVSFADLKQTLQFFTTELFGKSKIRLRPSYFPFTEPSAEVDVYWGLETETDYRMTKGTGWLEIMGCGMVDPNVLENCGIDPKEYSGFAFGMGIDRIALLLHQISDIRLLSENDLRFLEQFKSAF; from the coding sequence ATGATCGATACGATAAAAGAACATATAGTCCAGGTCGAAAAATTTTCAGCAACTTCTGTGCAGGAGATAGAGTCATTCCGAATTAAATATTTAGGAAAGAAAGGGCTTTTGAATGAATTTTTTAAGGAATTCAAGAATGTTCCGAATGATCAGAAAAAAGAATTTGGAAAGACCATTAATAAACTCAAAGTACTCGCTGCCGAAAAAGTGAGTACCCTCAAAGAGACATTAGAAGAAAAAGGGGATGAGAAATCTGTAAATGGTGATCTTACACGTCCCGGAGAGCCTTTGGAGCTAGGTTCAAGACATCCCATCTCCATCGTAAAGAACCAAATCATTGATATTTTCAGTCGAATAGGATTCAACGTATCAGAAGGTCCTGAAATAGAAGACGACTGGCATAATTTTACTGCTCTTAATCTGCCCGAACACCACCCGGCCAGGGATATGCAGGATACTTTTTTTATTCAGACCGATCCTGACCTGCTGCTCCGCACCCACACTTCCTCGGTTCAGGTACGATACATGGAAAATAACAAACCCCCCATAAGGACCATTTCTCCTGGGAGGGTCTATAGAAATGAAGCCATTTCGGCTCGTTCTCATTGTTTTTTCCATCAGGTAGAAGGCTTGTACATAGACAAGGATGTCTCTTTCGCAGACTTAAAACAGACGCTACAGTTCTTCACTACTGAGCTTTTCGGGAAGTCGAAAATCAGACTCAGGCCTTCCTATTTCCCCTTTACAGAACCAAGTGCTGAAGTAGATGTTTACTGGGGGTTGGAAACAGAAACAGACTACCGAATGACCAAAGGAACCGGCTGGCTAGAGATTATGGGATGCGGAATGGTTGATCCCAATGTCCTTGAGAATTGCGGGATTGATCCCAAAGAATATTCAGGCTTTGCCTTTGGGATGGGGATCGACAGAATTGCACTCCTGCTCCATCAGATTTCCGACATTCGTCTCCTCAGTGAGAACGACCTGCGTTTCCTGGAACAATTTAAAAGTGCCTTCTAA
- a CDS encoding vWA domain-containing protein — MFENIQFANPQFFWLLLGLPLAVLWYVIKRKDQTATLRIPSIKGFPKNDILAKLRPVLFAFRLLALACIITAMARPQIREVSTRTKTTQGIDIVMAIDVSSSMLARDLRPNRLAALKEVASNFIKERPNDRIGLVAYAGESYTKTPITSDKSIVLNALKEITYGQLADGTAIGMGLATSVNRLKNSKAISKVIILLTDGVNNSGFIEPETAANLAVEFGIKTYTIGLGTNGNALSPIAYNADGSFRYGMRQVEIDEDLLKQIAKVTGGQYFRATNNQKLEAIYDEINKLEKTEVEEFKYYNNEEKFRPWAILAGILLISEWILRTTLFKSFV, encoded by the coding sequence ATGTTTGAAAATATTCAGTTTGCGAATCCACAATTCTTCTGGTTGCTCCTCGGGCTTCCTCTGGCTGTATTGTGGTATGTCATCAAACGAAAAGATCAAACAGCTACTCTTAGAATTCCAAGTATAAAAGGATTTCCAAAAAATGATATTTTGGCTAAACTGCGACCAGTCTTATTTGCTTTCAGACTCCTCGCCCTGGCTTGTATTATCACAGCCATGGCCCGGCCACAGATACGGGAAGTTTCAACCCGTACCAAAACTACTCAGGGGATCGATATTGTGATGGCCATAGATGTTTCATCAAGCATGCTGGCCAGGGACCTTCGTCCTAACCGACTGGCAGCCTTGAAAGAAGTGGCTTCAAATTTTATCAAAGAACGCCCTAACGACAGAATAGGCCTGGTAGCCTATGCGGGGGAAAGTTATACTAAAACTCCCATTACCAGTGATAAGAGCATTGTGCTTAACGCTCTTAAGGAGATCACCTATGGGCAGTTGGCAGACGGAACAGCGATTGGTATGGGCCTTGCTACTTCTGTAAACCGATTAAAAAACAGTAAGGCCATCAGCAAGGTCATTATCCTGCTCACAGATGGGGTAAATAACTCCGGTTTTATTGAGCCTGAAACTGCAGCAAATCTCGCCGTAGAATTTGGGATTAAGACATATACCATAGGTCTGGGCACAAATGGAAATGCGCTTTCGCCAATTGCTTATAACGCTGATGGATCTTTTCGATACGGGATGCGACAAGTTGAAATCGATGAGGATCTTCTAAAGCAAATTGCCAAGGTTACGGGAGGACAATATTTCCGTGCCACCAATAACCAGAAACTGGAAGCTATTTACGACGAGATAAACAAACTGGAAAAAACCGAAGTAGAAGAATTTAAATACTACAACAACGAAGAGAAATTCAGGCCCTGGGCTATTCTTGCCGGAATATTGTTGATTTCCGAATGGATACTTAGGACAACCTTATTTAAAAGTTTTGTTTAA
- a CDS encoding SulP family inorganic anion transporter, whose product MNNLFSNLKGDLFGGITAGIVALPLALAFGVSSGMGPSAGLYGAIFISFFAALFGGTNTQISGPTAPMTAVSMVVIAGIIAANDGSLEKAIPAILVVFFLAGLMQIGLGLMGIGKYIRYIPYPVVSGFMTAIGVIILVTQLLPAIGYYPKEDEDFVIEFKPMAEELILENILKEEAGEGILVLEDFEETIKRAGTITDKDILKEAQILANTNASGVIGSIKVLPRAIKNINWLEFILALSTIFIIYGFKRITTLIPSALVALIVVSGVAYGFGLDYRPIEQIPSGFPTPNLSIFSEFKISSITPYVFTALTLALLGAIDSLLTSVVADNMTKTKHKPNKELVGQGIGNSIAAIFGGIPGAGATIRTVVNINSGGKTKLSGMIAGILLLIILLALGPVASQIPAAVLAGILVTVGIAVMDYKGLKAIPSLPKDLNLGPIKFSSEVIIMLVVLILSSTWNLVYAVGVGLVIASLMFMKKMGDLTAERSDVKAMVKEEGWEDEADFPRNLKEEVFIKHIKGPLFFGSTNEFQQLADQIPRTASTVIIRMDRMQYMDQSGLYTLEDILIDLRKSDIRVLFVDVLRQPRYMMERVDIIPDLISEDYIFDNFEECLKWIKKNVRDIHNKIEA is encoded by the coding sequence ATGAACAACCTTTTCTCCAACCTGAAAGGCGATCTCTTCGGAGGAATTACCGCTGGTATCGTAGCCCTTCCCCTGGCACTCGCTTTTGGGGTGAGTTCCGGAATGGGGCCCAGTGCCGGACTATATGGAGCTATATTTATTAGTTTTTTTGCAGCCCTGTTCGGTGGTACTAATACCCAGATTTCTGGCCCAACAGCTCCTATGACTGCGGTGAGCATGGTAGTTATCGCAGGAATCATTGCTGCAAATGATGGAAGCTTGGAAAAAGCAATACCCGCAATCCTTGTCGTATTTTTTTTAGCTGGACTTATGCAAATTGGACTTGGACTCATGGGAATTGGCAAATATATCCGATATATACCATATCCAGTAGTATCAGGCTTTATGACCGCTATCGGTGTCATTATTTTAGTTACACAGCTTTTACCTGCTATTGGTTATTATCCTAAAGAAGACGAAGATTTTGTAATTGAATTTAAACCAATGGCCGAAGAGCTAATCCTGGAAAATATCTTAAAAGAAGAGGCGGGAGAAGGTATTTTAGTACTCGAAGATTTTGAGGAAACCATTAAAAGAGCCGGTACCATTACCGATAAAGATATACTCAAAGAAGCTCAAATCCTTGCTAATACTAATGCGTCAGGCGTAATCGGTTCTATTAAGGTGTTGCCCAGGGCCATTAAAAATATCAATTGGCTAGAATTCATTTTGGCCCTTTCAACTATCTTCATCATTTATGGTTTTAAGCGAATTACGACTTTGATACCCAGTGCTTTGGTCGCTTTAATCGTTGTTTCTGGAGTGGCTTATGGTTTTGGATTGGACTACCGTCCCATAGAGCAGATTCCAAGTGGTTTCCCTACGCCCAATCTTAGCATTTTTTCCGAGTTTAAAATAAGTTCCATAACACCCTATGTTTTTACAGCATTGACCTTGGCGCTCTTAGGAGCCATTGACTCCCTTCTGACTTCGGTTGTTGCGGATAACATGACCAAGACAAAACACAAGCCTAATAAGGAATTGGTTGGACAAGGTATCGGAAACAGTATAGCTGCTATATTTGGAGGAATTCCGGGAGCCGGAGCCACTATTCGTACCGTAGTAAACATCAACTCCGGAGGGAAAACTAAACTCTCAGGGATGATCGCCGGGATACTATTGCTAATTATCTTATTGGCCCTAGGGCCTGTTGCTTCTCAAATTCCGGCCGCTGTTCTTGCAGGAATTTTGGTCACCGTGGGTATAGCTGTAATGGATTATAAGGGTTTAAAGGCCATTCCCAGCTTGCCAAAAGATTTGAATTTGGGACCTATTAAGTTCAGTTCTGAGGTTATAATTATGCTAGTCGTTCTTATACTGTCTTCCACCTGGAACCTGGTTTATGCAGTAGGGGTTGGACTCGTGATTGCCTCCTTGATGTTTATGAAAAAGATGGGCGATCTTACTGCTGAAAGATCAGACGTAAAGGCTATGGTAAAAGAGGAGGGCTGGGAAGATGAAGCAGATTTTCCAAGAAACTTAAAAGAAGAAGTATTTATTAAGCATATTAAAGGACCGCTGTTCTTTGGGTCTACCAATGAATTTCAACAACTGGCAGATCAAATTCCGAGAACGGCATCAACAGTCATCATTAGAATGGACCGTATGCAGTATATGGACCAGTCCGGATTGTATACGTTGGAAGATATCCTTATAGATTTACGTAAATCGGACATAAGGGTTCTCTTTGTAGATGTATTGAGGCAACCCCGATACATGATGGAACGTGTAGATATTATACCAGACCTGATTTCTGAGGATTATATATTTGATAATTTCGAGGAATGTTTGAAATGGATCAAGAAAAATGTTAGAGATATCCATAATAAAATAGAAGCCTAG
- a CDS encoding CYTH domain-containing protein — protein MLEIERKFLVKSDTYRKEAYDQIEIIQGFLNTDPERTVRVRRTGTKGYITVKGLTDSDGTTRFEWEREIPHQEASRLLEICEKGVIRKMRYLVKSGKHLFEVDEFYDENEGLVIAEIELQKVNETFVKPSWLGIEVTGNPKYYNSQLSINPYQSWRKK, from the coding sequence ATGCTTGAGATTGAAAGGAAATTTTTGGTGAAATCTGATACTTATCGCAAAGAAGCTTATGATCAGATAGAGATCATCCAGGGCTTCCTCAATACGGATCCCGAAAGAACCGTAAGAGTCAGGCGTACCGGCACAAAAGGCTATATCACAGTTAAAGGCCTTACAGATAGTGATGGTACTACCCGTTTTGAATGGGAACGTGAAATCCCGCATCAGGAAGCGAGCCGGCTGTTGGAGATTTGTGAAAAAGGAGTAATCCGGAAAATGCGTTACCTTGTAAAAAGCGGAAAACACCTGTTTGAAGTCGATGAGTTTTACGATGAAAATGAAGGCCTGGTAATTGCTGAAATAGAACTGCAAAAAGTGAATGAAACCTTTGTTAAACCTTCCTGGTTGGGAATTGAGGTTACAGGCAATCCAAAATATTACAATTCTCAACTCAGTATAAATCCATATCAGTCATGGCGAAAAAAGTAA
- a CDS encoding carbonic anhydrase family protein, whose translation MKAHTKDTQAEITPDIAITLLKEGNKRFVENKNADRDLLEQVNYTASGQYPFATILSCIDSRVSAELIFDQGVGDIFSARIAGNIVNEDLLGSLEFACKIAGTKVLVILGHTACGAVKGACDDAKLGNLTTLLHKIKPAVAAVAEPSDSSLRNSKNIDFVNAVARKNVELTIENTRSLSPVLKEMEDNEVIKIIGAMYDINNGKVTFMD comes from the coding sequence ATGAAAGCACATACAAAAGATACACAGGCCGAAATTACACCAGATATAGCCATAACGTTATTAAAAGAAGGCAATAAAAGATTTGTTGAAAATAAAAATGCAGATCGTGACCTATTAGAACAGGTGAATTACACCGCATCAGGACAATATCCATTTGCCACAATATTGAGTTGCATAGATTCCAGAGTTTCTGCCGAGCTGATCTTTGATCAGGGAGTCGGGGATATTTTTAGCGCAAGAATTGCCGGAAATATCGTGAATGAAGATTTGTTGGGTAGCCTTGAATTTGCCTGTAAAATAGCCGGAACAAAAGTTCTTGTAATACTTGGTCATACTGCTTGTGGTGCAGTCAAAGGGGCATGTGACGACGCTAAACTAGGGAATTTAACCACCTTGCTTCATAAAATAAAACCTGCGGTAGCAGCAGTTGCCGAACCTTCCGATAGCAGTTTGAGAAATTCAAAAAACATCGATTTTGTTAATGCAGTTGCCCGAAAAAACGTGGAACTAACTATCGAGAATACTCGAAGTCTTAGTCCGGTTCTTAAAGAAATGGAAGATAATGAAGTTATTAAGATTATTGGAGCCATGTACGACATCAATAATGGAAAGGTTACTTTTATGGATTGA
- a CDS encoding tetratricopeptide repeat protein, with amino-acid sequence MKSWLILLLIFISPFCRAQNDILFEEAAKAYNEGDYEQAIDNYRHVLDSGFHSANIYFNLGNAYYKLNEIGPSIYYYEKALLLDPNDNEIRNNLAYAQQMTIDDIEPMPQTAISRIVSRVMNILTFDQWSYTAIGFMILFVLLYLAFYFSRYSDKKRLAFIGSMVCLFFAAMSVVLALMQYQDYNKTQPAIIFAAESSVKEEPNDRSITLFNLHEGSKVYVEETLQDWHKIKIADGKNGWIPASDLRELKDF; translated from the coding sequence ATGAAGAGTTGGTTGATCTTACTGCTTATTTTTATTTCCCCTTTTTGCAGGGCCCAGAACGATATTCTGTTTGAAGAAGCTGCAAAAGCCTACAATGAGGGAGATTACGAACAGGCTATAGACAATTACCGGCACGTGCTTGATAGTGGATTTCACTCGGCTAACATTTACTTCAACCTGGGCAATGCCTATTACAAACTCAACGAAATAGGTCCCAGTATCTATTATTACGAGAAAGCTTTATTGTTAGATCCCAATGACAATGAAATCAGAAATAATCTGGCCTATGCTCAACAAATGACCATTGACGACATAGAACCCATGCCGCAGACGGCTATCTCCAGGATTGTTTCAAGAGTGATGAACATACTGACATTTGATCAGTGGTCCTATACTGCTATAGGCTTTATGATTTTGTTTGTACTCCTTTACCTGGCATTTTACTTTAGCAGGTACTCAGATAAAAAGCGTTTGGCTTTCATCGGGAGTATGGTTTGCTTATTTTTTGCAGCTATGAGTGTAGTCCTTGCCTTAATGCAGTATCAGGATTACAATAAAACTCAGCCGGCGATCATTTTCGCTGCAGAATCCTCAGTCAAAGAAGAACCCAATGACCGAAGTATTACCTTGTTTAATCTTCATGAAGGCAGCAAGGTTTACGTTGAGGAAACGCTTCAGGACTGGCATAAGATTAAGATAGCTGACGGGAAAAACGGTTGGATCCCCGCTTCCGATCTCAGAGAACTAAAAGACTTTTAG
- a CDS encoding tetratricopeptide repeat protein, with product MNKICLLLSLCVLTTGIAQEEKKDNSDKDLKSSLNLTWEANQELSENEFIQAEADYRRAISKSNENAIAPYNLGTAYYKKESLEEAFGRFKQAGELSEAKPEKHKAYHNMGNVFMKNEEYKKAIEAYKEALRNNPEDEETRYNLALAKALAEKQKNQDKDGGEDEDSKEDEDSENKGREEQEDQQQDNKEKDGGEQEKDEDKDGDGKEKKDQPKQGEKPDEQKQARKSQLSPQQIKNLLEAMQNEENKVQEKMNEKKVKGPKSKNAKDW from the coding sequence ATGAATAAGATTTGCCTTTTACTTTCACTGTGTGTTTTGACCACAGGAATAGCACAAGAAGAAAAGAAAGACAATTCAGATAAAGATCTGAAATCTTCCCTGAACCTTACCTGGGAAGCAAACCAGGAATTATCAGAAAATGAATTTATTCAGGCTGAAGCCGATTACCGGCGTGCCATTTCCAAGAGTAATGAAAACGCTATTGCACCGTACAATCTGGGAACCGCTTATTACAAAAAAGAAAGCCTGGAAGAAGCATTCGGCAGATTTAAACAGGCTGGTGAATTGTCTGAAGCCAAACCCGAAAAACACAAGGCCTATCACAACATGGGCAATGTGTTTATGAAAAACGAGGAATACAAAAAAGCAATAGAGGCCTATAAAGAAGCATTGCGCAATAATCCTGAAGACGAAGAAACCCGTTATAATCTGGCCTTAGCCAAAGCCCTGGCTGAAAAACAAAAGAACCAGGATAAAGACGGAGGGGAAGATGAAGACTCAAAAGAAGATGAGGATTCTGAAAATAAGGGCAGGGAAGAACAGGAAGATCAGCAACAAGACAATAAAGAAAAAGACGGAGGAGAGCAGGAAAAGGATGAGGACAAGGATGGCGATGGCAAGGAGAAAAAAGATCAGCCCAAACAGGGAGAAAAACCTGATGAGCAAAAACAAGCTCGTAAAAGTCAGCTTTCCCCACAGCAAATAAAAAATTTGCTGGAAGCCATGCAAAATGAAGAAAACAAGGTACAGGAGAAGATGAACGAAAAGAAAGTCAAAGGACCTAAAAGTAAAAATGCTAAAGACTGGTGA
- a CDS encoding YciI family protein: protein MAKKVIISILTFVFIIASGCVRTNKKAAQEAEENNTESRISAAQQKADLLKKGFEIFDYVDPETADTVLMQQYYIAFLKRGPNRSQNKKEADSLQTLHLEHLGKMYELGYADISGPFGDDGEIRGITIYNTPNIEMADSLANLDPMVKAGRLTIEMHPWWAAKGFPLR from the coding sequence ATGGCGAAAAAAGTAATTATATCGATTTTGACCTTTGTTTTTATTATTGCCTCAGGCTGTGTCCGGACAAATAAGAAAGCAGCTCAGGAAGCGGAAGAAAACAACACGGAATCCCGCATATCTGCAGCCCAACAGAAGGCAGACCTGCTTAAAAAAGGTTTTGAGATCTTTGATTACGTTGATCCTGAAACTGCAGATACGGTCCTGATGCAGCAGTACTATATCGCCTTTTTAAAAAGAGGACCTAATCGCTCTCAGAATAAGAAGGAAGCAGACAGTTTACAAACCTTGCACCTTGAGCACCTTGGGAAGATGTACGAGTTGGGATATGCTGATATTTCAGGGCCTTTCGGAGACGATGGGGAGATCAGGGGGATTACCATCTATAACACCCCAAACATAGAAATGGCCGATAGTCTTGCCAACCTGGACCCTATGGTTAAGGCAGGCCGACTTACAATTGAGATGCACCCTTGGTGGGCTGCAAAGGGATTTCCACTTCGATAA
- a CDS encoding universal stress protein gives MNSNKKIYKFLVLTDLKRSLSTMLKGTVGMAKMINGEIEVFHVKKPSEIVASENQLSAMRTINSKHKTVDKKIQNLITPIEKDSGMKIPYSFVFGNVKNEISAYIKKRRPDIIVLGKRKSKPFKLIGDSITEFVLNIHDGVVLITTDNDMLLPNEEISLGMLNNSKPFLNFAFAEDLTKHIQKPVKSFKIIKNSTSVKEVSKAIDDDTIEYVFEQNDGTIRNLSNYLSKNNISLLSIDRGQKDSDNAKKLIPLDITSAISKLNVPLLITAK, from the coding sequence ATGAATTCTAATAAAAAGATATACAAATTTTTAGTGCTTACAGATTTGAAAAGATCTTTAAGTACAATGTTAAAAGGCACTGTGGGCATGGCTAAAATGATCAATGGCGAGATTGAAGTATTCCATGTTAAAAAACCTTCAGAAATCGTAGCCAGTGAAAATCAATTATCTGCTATGCGCACAATTAATTCAAAGCATAAAACGGTAGATAAGAAAATTCAAAATTTGATTACCCCTATTGAAAAGGATTCCGGTATGAAGATACCTTATTCGTTTGTGTTCGGTAATGTAAAAAATGAAATTAGTGCCTATATTAAAAAACGACGACCCGATATTATAGTTCTGGGGAAACGAAAATCGAAACCTTTTAAATTGATCGGGGATAGTATTACCGAGTTTGTCTTAAATATCCATGACGGTGTAGTTCTAATAACTACAGATAATGATATGCTATTGCCAAACGAAGAAATTTCTCTCGGCATGCTTAATAATTCGAAACCATTCTTAAATTTTGCTTTTGCCGAAGATTTGACTAAACATATCCAAAAACCCGTGAAATCGTTTAAGATCATCAAAAATTCTACTTCTGTAAAAGAAGTATCAAAAGCTATAGATGATGATACAATAGAATATGTATTTGAACAAAACGATGGTACAATCAGGAACCTATCTAACTACCTATCAAAAAATAACATAAGTCTATTATCGATCGATAGGGGGCAGAAAGATTCGGATAACGCGAAGAAATTAATACCGTTAGACATCACTAGTGCCATTAGTAAGCTCAATGTCCCCCTTTTGATCACAGCTAAATAA
- a CDS encoding BatD family protein — translation MAKSAIHSILILLFLIGSSFGFAQDEETIEFKTNLSKEKLGINERLRVEFTMNKDGDNFTPPDFEGFRVLMGPSQSIRSAYVNGVRSYSKTYSYTLAPAERGNFTIKQATIVIDGKTYKTTPVKVEVTAAVDKPSDQMTADDIADQSLHLVAEVSKVSPYLNEAMSVVYKLYVSPSINVSNFRPLDNPTYNNFWSQDIPVTSYNVKNGTYEGKSYRYVILKRVVLYPQKSGALEIEPLSLDVTLEVPTNRRDFFGQPIYTQTNKTVSAGKRTIQVKSLPTQGQPADFSGAVGSFRFNVSTSKKSLKASESLQAVVEVEGKGNLKLFQLPPLEMPGSLEVYEPEYNESVRTTLSGMQGKVSNNYTVVPSFKGKYPIPPISFSYFDPQDATYKTLTSREINIDVSGGPLESSGGNVSITSNNKRPVQATGSQFHFIKLAPNLKPIKETQFFGSLQFYLFFLSPLLLIPLAVIFGKRREAIAGDVAGNRIKRANKLARKFLYKAKKAMGEKDEFYIALERALHNYLKAKLKIETSEFSKEKIADLLLKKEVDPDTNNGFIGLLKNCEMARYSPFSRVQMQEDYDKAIEVISALDKQL, via the coding sequence ATGGCGAAAAGTGCAATCCATAGTATTCTTATACTCTTATTCCTGATAGGGTCTTCATTCGGATTTGCCCAGGATGAAGAAACGATTGAATTTAAAACCAATCTAAGCAAGGAGAAACTTGGGATAAATGAAAGACTAAGGGTAGAATTTACCATGAATAAAGATGGTGATAATTTTACTCCTCCTGATTTTGAAGGGTTCCGGGTTCTTATGGGACCTTCACAATCTATTAGATCTGCCTATGTCAATGGGGTGAGAAGTTATTCAAAAACCTATTCTTATACTTTGGCGCCTGCAGAACGCGGTAATTTCACAATCAAACAAGCCACAATTGTGATCGATGGGAAGACCTATAAGACTACTCCTGTGAAGGTTGAGGTTACTGCTGCCGTTGATAAACCCAGTGATCAGATGACTGCCGATGATATCGCAGATCAGAGTCTGCATCTCGTAGCCGAAGTGTCCAAGGTGAGCCCCTACCTGAACGAAGCCATGAGTGTTGTTTACAAACTTTATGTAAGTCCGTCAATTAATGTGTCCAATTTCCGTCCATTGGATAATCCTACCTACAATAATTTCTGGAGTCAGGACATTCCGGTAACCTCTTACAATGTAAAAAACGGAACCTATGAGGGCAAGTCGTACCGCTATGTAATTCTGAAACGCGTAGTGTTGTATCCACAAAAAAGCGGGGCCCTGGAAATAGAACCCCTATCGCTTGACGTCACTTTGGAAGTACCTACTAACAGACGGGATTTTTTCGGACAACCCATCTATACCCAAACCAATAAAACTGTTTCTGCAGGCAAACGTACTATTCAAGTGAAATCCTTGCCTACTCAGGGTCAACCAGCTGACTTCAGTGGGGCTGTAGGTAGCTTCAGGTTTAATGTTTCCACCAGTAAAAAAAGCCTGAAAGCTTCAGAATCCCTGCAGGCAGTTGTGGAGGTTGAAGGGAAGGGTAATTTAAAGCTCTTTCAATTGCCACCGCTGGAAATGCCCGGTTCTCTTGAGGTCTATGAACCGGAATACAATGAAAGTGTAAGGACTACCCTTTCGGGAATGCAGGGAAAGGTGAGTAATAATTACACTGTGGTCCCTTCCTTTAAAGGTAAATATCCCATCCCTCCTATTTCTTTCAGTTATTTTGATCCTCAGGATGCCACCTATAAAACACTTACTTCTCGAGAAATCAACATAGATGTTAGTGGTGGGCCCCTGGAATCCTCCGGAGGAAATGTATCTATTACCTCTAATAACAAAAGACCCGTACAGGCCACCGGAAGCCAATTTCATTTTATCAAACTCGCGCCTAATCTGAAACCCATCAAGGAAACCCAGTTTTTTGGTTCATTGCAATTCTATCTGTTTTTCCTCAGTCCGTTGTTACTGATTCCCCTTGCCGTAATTTTCGGAAAAAGGAGAGAGGCAATTGCCGGTGATGTGGCTGGGAACAGGATTAAAAGAGCCAATAAGCTTGCCAGAAAATTCTTGTATAAAGCCAAAAAAGCGATGGGTGAAAAAGACGAGTTCTATATTGCTCTGGAGAGGGCTTTGCACAACTACCTCAAGGCAAAACTAAAGATAGAAACTTCAGAATTCAGTAAAGAAAAAATCGCGGACTTACTCCTGAAAAAGGAAGTTGATCCCGATACCAACAACGGGTTTATAGGCCTGCTTAAGAATTGTGAGATGGCCAGATACAGCCCTTTTTCCCGGGTTCAGATGCAGGAAGATTACGATAAGGCCATTGAAGTTATTTCAGCACTAGATAAACAATTGTAA